One genomic window of Cydia strobilella chromosome 11, ilCydStro3.1, whole genome shotgun sequence includes the following:
- the LOC134745509 gene encoding gamma-aminobutyric acid receptor-associated protein, translating to MKFQYKEEHSFEKRKTEGEKIRRKYPDRVPVIVEKAPKARLGDLDKKKYLVPSDLTVGQFYFLIRKRIHLRPEDALFFFVNNVIPPTSATMGSLYQEHHDEDFFLYIAFSDENVYGKYA from the coding sequence ATGAAATTCCAATACAAGGAAGAGCATTCTTTCGAGAAGAGGAAGACCGAGGGTGAGAAAATACGCAGAAAATATCCGGATCGCGTGCCTGTCATCGTGGAGAAAGCCCCGAAGGCACGTTTGGGAGACCTCGACAAGAAGAAGTATTTGGTGCCCTCTGATTTGACCGTCGGCCAGTTCTACTTCCTGATCAGGAAACGCATTCACCTTCGGCCGGAGGACGCGCTGTTTTTCTTTGTCAACAATGTTATCCCTCCCACCTCCGCGACTATGGGCTCACTTTACCAAGAACACCACGATGAAGACTTCTTCCTGTACATAGCATTCTCTGATGAAAACGTTTATGGCAAATATGcttaa